DNA sequence from the Vicia villosa cultivar HV-30 ecotype Madison, WI linkage group LG3, Vvil1.0, whole genome shotgun sequence genome:
GCAAGATCCGATAGAATAATCTCGCACCCAACGTTTGATCTTCTCCAAAATTCAATAGATCGAAGATCTAAAATCTAGATCCTtagggaatttgatttttatctagaTCTCTAgggaatttaattttaattttaatattaatattatgtgtaaacaatgtaatattttggGTAAAGTAAATAATCTTACCCCtcgatttttttaaataaactaaGATATAAGATttgctagttttgaaaataataaaagttcaaatatatatatatatatatatatatatatatatatatatatatatatatatatatatatatatatatatatatatatatatatatatatatatatatatatatatatatatattatggaaagGGGTAGGAAAatcatatatacatacatataagatttgctagttttgaaaattgtatttttttaaatgaccCGAAACTCGAAATCACACCcgtttatacatatatatatatatatatatatatatatatatatatatatatatatatatatatatatatatatatattatggaaagGGGTAGGAAaattgtattttatgtattttgctgcgggttcgggtttgggttaaAAAATCTGaatccaacgggtgtgggcgtgggtgttaatTTTCCACCCGAACAACCTTATGGTTCGGGTGCCAATTTCGGGTGCGAGTTTGGGTAGTGCAAAACCCGCACCCGATTCGACGCGTTGCCATCCCTAATCATCATAAATTCAGGAGCTTTAATATTTGAGCACTTTAGAGTTTCTTGATGAAGAAATAATTTACCCCGAATGCCCAGTTGCTTGCAAGTTTTTAGAGGGCGTCAACCCGAGTATTCTGCTCTCTCGGGATATGCAAGATCTTTAATGATTTGAACTTTGACAACTTATCCTGATCTAAAGCTACATATTGTTGTAAAAAAGGTTTCTTGATTTGTGCCTCCCCTTTTGTTTGTGAGATCATGAGTtgggaatttatttttaatcTGACATTCTTTGCCCCCATTTCAACAACTAACGTGAGGCTGGCGATGACTGCTATATACTCGGCTTGATTATTAGTGATAGAAAATTCAAAACATAGCTACTATGATCACTATGTCGAATTTGTTCTCCAAAATAAGCTCGACTCCATTTCCCTGACTATTGGACAATCCATTTGTAAACACCACTCAAATAAGATCACGATCTGGTGTGCTTGGGGTCATCTATGCTAAGAAATCCGCGAACAACTATGCCTATAACGCTATCCTTGATTCGAAGGAAACATCAAATTTGGACATTTAGATGGACCATTTTGTTAGCCTTTCTGCTAAATTTGGGTGATGAAGCACTTGCTTTAAGGTTAAGTTAGTTCAGACTACTATGGCGTGTGCTAGGAAGTACAACAACAACTTCCTAGATGCAGTTACCAACGCCACTGTCGCCTTCTATATATTTTGATAGAGGGTTTTTGCTCCAACCAAGGATTTTGAGATGAAGCTTGACCCTTAGAAGGGTGGTCATTCAGTTAGGTTGGCATGTATAGTAGTGCTTGACCTGTTCCAACACTTTTATGCCACTTGTACTAGATTTCTATAATTGTAATAGTTTAATTGTGACTCATTAGGTTCAATTATTTGAGGAGGTAGTTACTTCCTTGAAACTTGGCCCTTTGGAGGGTAGTCATTCTTATTGCGTTTAGTGTTATTATTTCTATTCATGTTGCGATTCTAATTATTGTGTAGTTTTCTAGTTGTCTTCGGAGCAACACctataaatttcatttttgataTTTGAAACAAAAAACACTTCTTCTTTATGATCTTGTTTCCATGATTCATCTTCAAtgcataaataacttttcatctAAAGGCATGCATCCCATGATGATTTCATGTGCTATTCCTTGGAATTCAGACTCCATAGTTTTTTAATTTGTCATTTGGTACTTTGAGGTAGTAGGTCACAACATATTTGTTTGCACCAACTTTCTTAGTGTGTTACTTCTTTTTCAAAGCTTATCCAATGTCTTTGGTAGGCTTGTAGACACTGTAGTAATCATATAACTCATAAATCAGACCATTCATAGTATAGTTTTCACAGAGACAGTCATTCTCATGCCACATGTATGCTTCTTTAGCCGTTTTATTCTTTTCGAATGAATTACCTCTTTTGTCCACGACTGACATGTCCTTAGTCAAGATAATGACAACCTTTCCCATTGTTAAGAAAAATAGCATTTTTTGTCACCGTTTGAAATGAATTTACTCAAATTTAAAGTTTTTGTTGAAGTCATAAACAACATAAATGATACCAATAATTTCTTCGGTAGATATGGTAGAAAGAAACATCTTTAAATTGTTGTTTTTGAATTACATAaagttttaaaaatgatttttaccaCCAAATTGTTGTTTCTTAGTAGTGAAATTCTGACACTTACAACAGATATCAAGACAGGTGTCCTAACaacacacaatgtcaagacatatgttataacatctgctgaCTTACAACACACTTATCAAAACTGGAAAATAAATTGCAGAATTATAAATAACGCAATGAATCGTTAACCTAATTCAGTGCAACGACATCtaatttgggggctaccaagccatgaaGAAAATCCACTATTAGTAATACTAGTTCAAAGTCTAAACAGTCCCAGTTTATAACTTCTCGcctaatccctacccaatgctaCTTCTGCCTATAAGTCGACATCTAGACCTGAGAAATCGATATTCCACTTCTaatcaccgcagtgataaaaCGACCACACACCTTGTGACCAAGGAAACCCAAATAGAAAGATTATATTTTCCAATAAAAAAATACTTAGTTAAGCATCCTAACTAAGCACAATACTTGatctttgcttaaaagctttgatcaagaacaatactcaactctcttgcttaaaagcttgaAGAGCGAGAACACAAgtccacctcaatgtatcagaagatacatgagtgacacaaagAACAAAACACAGGAAAAACTTGAGAGACTCCCAAAACAACAATCCTTATTGCACCCACGGTTTTTCTTATGTGAATGCTTTACAAAACTAGGTTTCCCAAGTTCCTTTTTATAGACTCTTGCAGAATGAGCTTGGACTTTAAAATAAATCCATTCTTCCCCTTTTTGAAAACAACTACAAGATCTTTACACATAATAGgaacaaatcaaattaaatagaaTCTTAGTTTTtcaaaagaaatttcaaagattctttttctaaaaacaaagaCTAATCTACATTTGTCCTAAACATCCATTGATTGTCTGCGCCTGTAATTATTATTTGAATATTCcagattctcatatttttcaatcaaatctttcaaggtTAAAAAACCAGTCTAAACTGTCAGGATATTCTGGTGTAGGATGTCACAACATCTAGCAAAACATCTGTCAAAACACATAACAGTTGAACCTATTTTGACAGCTGaacaagatgtttcaacatcttgctcaacattagTTAAAAACCATGTTTTAACAAAATTATGCCAATTACAAAAACCATAAAACTAACAAGTAGCATAATAGGTTGTTATCTTTAAGAAGTTTTGTGTCACTAACCAAAATTAGTCAAGTAGACTATCAACCACAAAGTCTTTGTGATAAAATAGTCCAATCAAATGGTATTGCATCCTACTGCGCTATAGACACCATTATAGTAAACACCCTAAGTAATGGTTGCAAGATCACTCATGATAATTTCTCTAACATAATGTTTCTCTCTCAAAATGCAACTAATTCTTTAAGGATAATATTTTCAAGAAATACTTGGAAAATTCGATGAGTATAATGGTGAAGAAAAAGGGGCTCTGAAAACTTAAAGAGCGCGAAAAAGAGAGCAAGAAAGGAAAAATCCAAAGTATTTGGTGTATTTTGATACGAGATTGAAAGTCTATTTGTATTGAAAGTTTTGGATCCGACCTATGAACAAACTAATCATATCATTTGAAAGTTAGTGAGTGGGTGAAGATGGACAAAAACATGGGAAAGAATTCATAGTGGAGTTCAATTAAGTTGTGTGGGAGATAAAATCGGGAGAGATGACACATAGTCTAACAAATCCTAAACCCAGTCTCATCTTACTAAATGAATGTTGATTGTAATTTGTAAATGTACTCAGTCAAATTAATGCTTTAACATAAATTGTTCCATCAAATTTTGGTACCAAATTGCGAGTATAAAAGGTAGTGATTGATTGTAAGATGCATGAAGAAAAACTTACCAAAATCTAGTCCAAACTCATATCCAATTAAAGTGAAAACAAGAAGAATATAGAGAATATAAGATAAGGAGAAACTGAGATTAACTGTTAAGTAAACAAACATATAAGTAAACCAGTTGCATAAACATATTACATACAAACAAGCCAGAAACTAAATCAAAAGCTCATAAAATTCAAAAGCTTTTCTAGACATACTTAATTTAAGCTCTCTTAACAGGATCAAAGTTGGAAACTCCAATAACAGCTCCAAGTATAGCAGTTAACACAGCTCCACCAGCAAAAATGCTTAGCAGAAAGTTCTGGAGAGAAGGTGAGAGATCAGATCCAGCTGCATGAGCCACATCAGGAATTACCATGGAAGCTGTCAAGGATGCAGCTGTAAGTGCTGTCACTGCCTTCTCTTTCAAAGATGCATTGATCACAACCTTGGATTTTGACTGTGTGATTCTCTTTGGTTGTGTTACTGGTAGTGGTCTGAAAAGGGATTGGGAGGATGGGTTTTTCAGCTTGTTTTGGGTTGAAGAACTAAGTGGTAGAGCTGTTGCAAAAGAAGCAGAAGCCATTTTTTTGGTCTTGTTTGTTTTGCTTCTGATGTTCTCTGCTCAAAAGTTTTGTGGTTTGATACTCTGATAAGGTAATGGTTACACAAAGATTTTGATAGGTGGAAATTGGAGATTTTCTGATGAGGTGGCATATGTTGGTTATCCTACGTGGAACATTCTCCACCTGATATTCAGAAGATAAGATTGTCATCTCATAAGGTTACACTTGCCATAATCTTATACATTCGTCGATGTGTTGATGGTCGTTAGATCAAGATCAGACAGTATAGAAAGCGATAGaaaaaaaggaacaaaaaaaaTCTCCATACAACAAACATCAGAAGTAATGTTGAACCTTAGGACAAAATTTTACATTGGTTCACTTCAAGCATTATACATAAGACTCAAAgagtcttgaatacattatttaatAATCATACACAAAACTTTTGATATTATTGTCTATTAAGGACTTTACTTTCACTACACACAGAACCTAAAGAAACACATACATGAGTAAGAAACATCATCTGAGATTAACTGGTATCAGGTTCCATGTGTCTGAGATGAACACCTTGATGAAGAAGGCTGTATCTGATATTGAGCTCTTCAAATATTCTCTTTACTTCAATCACTAATTCACTTGTCCTTTTGCATTTCTCCCCAAAGTCTTGAAAATTCATTGTGTGAGTAACATAAAGACCCATCTTAATCTTATTTACATTTTCAATTTccttcacaaacaagcaaaacACTGGATGCCAGTATTGTGGATTCCTCTCCAAATACCTCTTTACTTTTTCTTGCAGTGCTCCAATTTTCTCTGCTGGTGTCGTAAAATCAATGGAAAACTCTACACCTTCAGTCATATTCGGGCTTCTGTAATAATTGCTAATCGGTTTCATGGCGAGGACTGAATTTGGATAATACATTTTTTCATTATTAAGCTTCAAGAATACTGTTGTCAATATATTCATTTCTTCAACCAATAGCTGCCAGATAATTTGTAAGGCATTAATACACGAATCTCAAAACAAGAAAAGTAAATTTGGTTTCTATATATTACCTCGACACCATCTATAACACATCGATCACCAACGTCAAATGGATGCATTACAAACACGAAGACGATGGATTCAAATATATTCTTGCACGTGTTTCCAAACATGAAAGCTGCAAGTACTAGCTGTGATGACAGGAATACAAGTACTTTTGTTGTTGCAATCTCCATTAGAAGAAGCCACACGACTACGATCACCACTACTAGGAACGCTGTCACAAGCTTGTTTAGTTGTTTAACCGCTGTTTTAGTGTCGTTTAAGGCGTGTGCGAGTGCTCTGCGTTCTTGATATACCTTCAACTGAAAAATAAGAACATCATAGTCCAAACAGAATTTTAATCCTTCATGACGGTGATGACAAATGTTATTAAACATACAAAACCTTACCACCCAATCTGCTAAAGATTTTCTGGTAATTAGCCCTGTCTCTGCATCAGCCAGTAGAGGAAATACCAAAAGAACTTCTTCCTTATTCATGAAGCGACGGAGTTCATCCTCATCAATGTCCCTATTCATAATGAGAGCACTTTTAGCATCAACAAAAATAGAAAATGCATTTAGGCCCtatttggataaacaacttaattaagcgTTGTAGCATAAACATTTATCATATAAGTGCTTATGTATAAGCTATTTcaataacaaatataaaataaGCTCAAATTTTTTCGTTTAAGCTATAGGTTGTTTCAATTAGCTTTGAAATCTTATAGATATGTTAGAAGTTGTTTTCCTAAAATCTCTGAAACAGTCTTACGAATGTTAATGCTAGTTGATAAACTTaaataagtcaatccaaacaaACCGCTACCAGAACAGTTCTATAACATAATAGCTTACTTGCAACAAGGGGAAGCAGCAACATTCTTGAAAACATAATAGGCTGCAGCAGTTGCTTCCATCTCATTAGTAATTTCTTTACCAGTTTGTTCATTTTTTACATCATAAAAACTTTCATCATGTGAATTAGAGATTGTGGAGAGCCTTGAATTCATCACTGCATCTACCAAAATCTTCATAGTCCACGCGGAAACTTTCTCTTGCTTCATCTTGTGAAGTTTTTCCATATCGATAACCTCTTTCTTTGTGCCATCTTTACCAGTTATACTCGTGAAACTAAATCGACCAAAACTTTGGCACCCGCCGATTTTCTCACCCTCTTCCATAAGTGGAGGCCCAGAGAGAGTTTGCAGAACATATTGATGGAAGATCGATTCTTGAATTCGATCAAAGAAAGATTTCACATGGAAATTCGATGCCAAAATCTTTAGCAACAATGTCTTTATAACCCACAAAAATGCTCCAATGAGAAGGGAAACAAGAGTCCATGTTACATCATTCATAATCTTTGCGACCAATTTGGATCGCTGGATCCCGTGATGTATAAAAAGCGTCCACGTGACAAGAACCAAACTGATCCAAATGAAAACCTGGACACAAATCTTCATTCCATGGACAAAATAAAGCACCTTTTTCCTCAACAAAAAGTTCATTTCAATCAAGAAAACAACAAAGTGCATGAACCATTTGGTAACTAGCATGCCACAAAAGGTCACCATCGCAAGCATACACCACCTCCAAAGCCCTAAACTCCAAATCTTTGTCCTTCTAAGTTCCTCAACTGCTAAGCTAACCAATAAGCAACCTGCAATGCTCACAAACACGAACAACTCAATCGAAACCTTAGTCGTTAGTATCTTACGATTGCCTTTACTAAATTCAACTTTCTTGTAGATAATTTCATCAGGATCCTCATCATCAGAAGAAACTGCAGATTCCGTCATAGGTGTTCTAGGCGTGACGACAGAAGTAAACGAAACAGTTCGATTAACCGTTCCGGATATGTTATCAGGTGAATATGATCCTTTATTGAATGAGTTCCTATAAGGTGAATTACTAGCAGCTAATTCTTCTTGCAAATTTGAAGAAACAAAATTCTCTTCAAAAAGGTTTCCATCAATAGGGTAAGGTTGTTCACCAAATCTTGATTTGGGCTTGGAATACACTGATCTTACAAAAGTCTTTCTTATGGGAGCTTTTGGGGGTTTATTCGGGCTTGGGGTGAACATTATCTCAGGGGAAACATAGTTTAAAGGTGGTGGTGATTTTGAAGGAAGCTCATTTTCACATTGAGGCAAAGATTCAAACACTTTCAACTCATGATCATGATGATCTTGGCCATGGCTCTCTCCACCCACATTTGGAATCACCACCACCACTTCTCTTTTCTTCTCCATCATGCTTACTtcaccaccttgatgcttattaTTACCATCCATTCACCACCCTATACATATGAGAAAACCATAAACATGTTAAAGTTGATAAACAATCTAACTATGTCatgaaaatcaaatctttgaagcAAGTAATGTTGAACAATAATTGGAAATGAAATCATTAAAACAAAATGGAGCAAGTTGAAAATATAGTATTACTATagtatttattattgttattattatagataaacaaataaaaagcaatAGAGCATGAAAGAAAAAAGACCAAGAAAGAAACTAGTTGTCTCTGACAAAAAAAACACATGTACTAGGATTTGTTCACTTTGTACTAGGAATCTAGAATTGACCCTTTTGAGAATGATTAAGATTTAAGGAATTTAAGGATAGCTTGACTTACATGTACAA
Encoded proteins:
- the LOC131660726 gene encoding mechanosensitive ion channel protein 10-like is translated as MDGNNKHQGGEVSMMEKKREVVVVIPNVGGESHGQDHHDHELKVFESLPQCENELPSKSPPPLNYVSPEIMFTPSPNKPPKAPIRKTFVRSVYSKPKSRFGEQPYPIDGNLFEENFVSSNLQEELAASNSPYRNSFNKGSYSPDNISGTVNRTVSFTSVVTPRTPMTESAVSSDDEDPDEIIYKKVEFSKGNRKILTTKVSIELFVFVSIAGCLLVSLAVEELRRTKIWSLGLWRWCMLAMVTFCGMLVTKWFMHFVVFLIEMNFLLRKKVLYFVHGMKICVQVFIWISLVLVTWTLFIHHGIQRSKLVAKIMNDVTWTLVSLLIGAFLWVIKTLLLKILASNFHVKSFFDRIQESIFHQYVLQTLSGPPLMEEGEKIGGCQSFGRFSFTSITGKDGTKKEVIDMEKLHKMKQEKVSAWTMKILVDAVMNSRLSTISNSHDESFYDVKNEQTGKEITNEMEATAAAYYVFKNVAASPCCKDIDEDELRRFMNKEEVLLVFPLLADAETGLITRKSLADWVLKVYQERRALAHALNDTKTAVKQLNKLVTAFLVVVIVVVWLLLMEIATTKVLVFLSSQLVLAAFMFGNTCKNIFESIVFVFVMHPFDVGDRCVIDGVELLVEEMNILTTVFLKLNNEKMYYPNSVLAMKPISNYYRSPNMTEGVEFSIDFTTPAEKIGALQEKVKRYLERNPQYWHPVFCLFVKEIENVNKIKMGLYVTHTMNFQDFGEKCKRTSELVIEVKRIFEELNIRYSLLHQGVHLRHMEPDTS
- the LOC131660727 gene encoding uncharacterized protein LOC131660727; translated protein: MASASFATALPLSSSTQNKLKNPSSQSLFRPLPVTQPKRITQSKSKVVINASLKEKAVTALTAASLTASMVIPDVAHAAGSDLSPSLQNFLLSIFAGGAVLTAILGAVIGVSNFDPVKRA